The genomic region GCGAATCATTGTGCCGCTCTTGAACGAGGCAATGCATGTCTTGATGGAAGGGGTCTCCACCGCTGACGATATCGATACCGCCATGAAACTTGGTTATGGCTTCAATGTCGGTCCGCTGGCGCTCGCCGATATGATGGGACTGGATGTGGTCATGTCCTGGATGGAGAATCTTCTGGCGGAGCTCTCCGAACATAAATATAATCCCTGTCCTCTTCTGCGAAAGATGGTTCGCGCCGGGCAGCTGGGGGTCAAGACCGGACAGGGGTTTTTCAAATATGACAAAGAAGGGAACCGGATTCCCGGTGAAGGTTCTTCATTTGTCGGTTTGCGGGTAGAAAAATGAATATATTAGTTCTCAATTGCGGCTCCTCTTCCATAAAGTATCAGCTTTTCAATATGGACCAGGAGTTCACTCTGGCGAAAGGGATGGTCTCCCGTATCGGAATGACCGGCGCGGTTGTCTCGCACAAGCCGTTCGACCGCCCCGAAGTGAAAGTTTCCGGCGAAATCCTTGACCATATCGTCGCCACCAGTTATGTGATTTCGATACTTCTTTCGGCAAATCACGGGGTAATCAAAGATAAATCTGAAATCCATGCCGTAGGTCATCGTGTGGTGCACGGCGGCGAGCGCTTTACTCAGTCAGTGTTGATAACCGATGAAGTCCTCAGCGAAATTCGTAATCTAATCGACCTCGCCCCTTTACATAATCCTCATAATATCCGGGGGATACAGGCTTGCAAGAAGACTCTCCCCAATATCCCGCAAGTCGCCGTATTCGACACGGCGTTTCATCATCAGATGCCTCCTTCGGCATATGTTTATGGCATTCCCTATATTCTCTATAAGAAATATGGGATTCGTCGCTACGGCTTCCATGGAACGTCTCACTACTTCGTTTCCCAGCGCGCGGCCGATATCATAGGCAAGCCGCTCAGTGAACTGAAAGTCATCACCTGCCATTTGGGCAACGGCGCCTCTATCGCAGCCGTTGACCGCGGTGTCTCTATCGATACCTCTATGGGATTCACTCCGCTGGAAGGATTGCTGATGGGCACTCGCTCCGGCGACCTTGACCCGGCCGTCATTCTACATATTATGGGTCGCGAGGAACTCTCTTTGCATGAAGCCAATA from Candidatus Zixiibacteriota bacterium harbors:
- a CDS encoding acetate kinase, with the protein product MNILVLNCGSSSIKYQLFNMDQEFTLAKGMVSRIGMTGAVVSHKPFDRPEVKVSGEILDHIVATSYVISILLSANHGVIKDKSEIHAVGHRVVHGGERFTQSVLITDEVLSEIRNLIDLAPLHNPHNIRGIQACKKTLPNIPQVAVFDTAFHHQMPPSAYVYGIPYILYKKYGIRRYGFHGTSHYFVSQRAADIIGKPLSELKVITCHLGNGASIAAVDRGVSIDTSMGFTPLEGLLMGTRSGDLDPAVILHIMGREELSLHEANTLLNKHSGLIGISGVSSDMREIIEAAHSGHTNAKLGLDIYCYRLRKYIGSYAAAMNGLDALVFTAGVGENSPVVRELTCQGLEFLGAGIDPERNNGAIGKEMVISRDDARVKILAIPTNEELVIARDTKNIISKS